The following are encoded in a window of Esox lucius isolate fEsoLuc1 chromosome 14, fEsoLuc1.pri, whole genome shotgun sequence genomic DNA:
- the bhmt gene encoding betaine--homocysteine S-methyltransferase 1 encodes MAPAGAKRNILQRLDAGEIVIGDGGFVFALEKRGYVKAGPWTPEAAAEHPEAVRQLHREFLRAGSNVMQTFTFYASDDKLENRGNAQRFTGAQINEAACDLAREVANEGDAMVAGGVSQTPSYLSCKSEDEVKGIFKKQLDVFVKKNVDFLIAEYFEHVEEAEWAVQVLKTSGKPVCASLCIGPDGDLNGVSPGDCAVRLVKAGANVVGINCHFDPMTCVKTVKMMKAGVERAGLKAHYMVQPLAYHTPDCNCQGFIDLPEFPFALEPRILTRWDMHKYAREAFSVGIRFIGGCCGFEPYHIRAVAEELATERGYLPAASEKHGNWGAGLEMHTKPWVRARARRDYWENLKPASGRPTCPSMSTPDSWGVTKGHADLMQHKEATSQDELKPLFEKSKASH; translated from the exons ATGGCACCCGCTGGAGCTAAGAGG AACATTCTGCAGCGTCTGGATGCGGGCGAGATTGTCATTGGGGATGGAGGCTTCGTCTTTGCTCTGGAGAAAAGGGGCTACGTGAAGGCGGGTCCCTGGACTCCCGAGGCCGCGGCCGAGCATCCTGAGGCTG TGCGACAGCTGCACCGCGAATTCCTACGGGCGGGGTCAAATGTCATGCAGACCTTCACCTTCTACGCCAGTGACGATAAGCTGGAGAACAGGGGTAACGCTCAGCGCTTCACA GGTGCACAAATCAATGAGGCTGCTTGTGACCTGGCCAGGGAGGTCGCCAATGAGGGTGACGCTATGGTGGCAGGTGGGGTCTCCCAGACACCCTCTTACCTCAGCTGCAAGAGCGAGGATGAGGTCAAGGGCATCTTCAAGAAGCAGCTTGACGTCTTTGTCAAGAAGAATGTGGATTTCTTGATTGCCGAG tacTTTGAGCACGTGGAGGAGGCAGAGTGGGCTGTGCAGGTGCTGAAGACATCGGGGAAGCCAGTGTGCGCCTCCCTGTGCATCGGCCCTGATGGAGACCTCAACGGTGTCAGCCCTGGCGACTGTGCTGTCAGGCTGGTCAAAGCCG GAGCCAATGTTGTTGGAATCAACTGCCACTTTGACCCCATGACCTGCGTGAAGACAGTGAAGATGATGAAGGCGGGAGTGGAGAGGGCCGGCTTGAAGGCTCACTACATGGTGCAGCCTCTGGCCTACCACACCCCTGATTGCAACTGCCAGGGGTTCATTGACCTTCCCGAGTTCCCCTTCG CTCTGGAGCCCAGGATTCTGACCAGGTGGGACATGCACAAGTATGCCAGGGAGGCCTTCAGTGTTGGCATCCGTTTCATTGGAGGGTGCTGTGGCTTCGAGCCATACCACATCAGGGCTGTTGCCGAGGAATTGGCCACAGAGAGAGGCTATCTGCCCGCTGCTTCAGAAAAGCATGGCAACTGGGGCGCTGGCCTGGAGATGCACACCAAGCCATGGGTCCGTGCCAG GGCTCGCCGTGACTACTGGGAGAACCTGAAGCCAGCTTCTGGTCGCCCGACGTGTCCCTCCATGTCTACTCCGGACAGTTGGGGAGTCACCAAGGGCCACGCCGACCTGATGCAGCACAAGGAGGCCACTAGCCAGGATGAGCTTAAGCCCCTGTTTGAGAAGTCCAAGGCCAGCCACTGA